From the genome of Carassius auratus strain Wakin chromosome 24, ASM336829v1, whole genome shotgun sequence:
TGTGTGAAATAGCGAATGTCAACTTTATGTAGAATTACTTTGGTTATCACTTGTGTGTGAAAGTGAGCAGGCAGGAGTCTGAGAAACTGACTGAGGATGAGTGCTCCAGATCTGAGCCCTGCTTCCAGCACATCTGCAGACTCCAGAGAGAAGCTCCAGGATCTTCTGAATGCCGTGAGAGAGATCCACGACTCCGCTCTGCAAGGTACAAGAGCTTTCTCATTCTCTGCACAAACTGTGCGTTAGATTCTGGATCTGACAGTTGCATTACCTTACTAATGCgatagatatttaaaaatgagATATTTAGATATCATCAgatatgtttaaaaatgcatttggctcttttttttattgttaaatacatATATCTAACTTAttcgaataataataaaaaaaaaagctaaagttACTAATCAGTCTAATCAATTGAAAACACTATATGTTTTTGCTTTTGCACTGACATCAGCTTTTCTCATTTCCAGAATTGCAGGCAAAAATAACCAAACTGAAGAAAGAGCGCTGTCTGTAAGTGTGAAGCTTACTGTATGAAAAgaacatataattaaaaagttcagtgatgattgttttatatatcaGTTTGatttaatgacttttaatttATAGACAATtgatgatcattaaaaaaaatggaagggTCTCTGTTTTGATGACCGTATTCTGTAATGTCAAAATGTGATAATTCTGCTTTCTTCTCAGAGATGCTCAGAGACTGGGTGAATTTCACAGCAAGAACCAGCAGTTACGAGAACAACAGAAGATCCTGCAGGAGAAGATCAGACAGCTAGAGGACAGGTGCTCTGAAAGGGACATTTTTACCTTTTTAGCAATACATGATGTATTTTTCCCCTAATCTTACCCTGAGTTGCTGTTTTTTGTGTCTCGGTGTTTAGGGTGCGTTCTGGACCATGTGACCATTGCACAGTGATCGAGAAGGAGATTAAAAAGACCAAAACTGAGTTTGAAGATACCAATCAGAAAAATCTGTCTGTCATCTCTGAACTTGGTgagcattttagttttattattattatgtgttgtATTGTGTCTATTACTATCAACTcatctgctgtaatgtgtgtcgGTGAGTTAGAGGCAGAGAGGAAGACTCTGAAAGATGAAAACAGGAAACTGAGTCTTGAGCTGGAGCGACTTAGAAAGTCAGGGTGAGTATTAAAGTCAAATGAAACATGACAAAATGCCTCCACATGTCTGTGGAGATCTGTATTGATAAAGTCATCACATGAGCGTCTGTTTTAAGTGGatgtctctgtatgtgtgtctAGTTCTCCGCAGAATGTGTCTTCTGAGGCCGAGGAGGGGATGATCCCAGACTCTCCTCACCGTCCGCTGTCCTTACCTGTTGCCAGCAAGATGAAACGACGGAAAGAGCAGAACCACGTCCGCTACGCTGAGACACCACTATCACTCTCATACCCTGGTAAGACACTCATGACAAATTGAAAATGAGAGAATAAGGCCTTTGGCCATCATTCATAATTCCCCAAATCCttttttaaagggaaaaaaattgaAAGTATTGATAGTTttaattattgtgtatatatatatatatatatatatatatatatatatatatatatatatatatatatatatatatatacatacatacatacatatacatacatacatacatacatacatatatatacacaacacatgtttaataaaatttaataaaattcaatttaataaaaaataatttgcagaACCCAGGAGAGAAGGGCCGTCTGTGCCCTTCAGCTCTAATGGCAGAGGTGTGTTGGTAGCTGAGACATGTGAAATGGACGTCACTTGTATTGCAGGTATTATGAGCTGATTTTCATCtagaatttatatattattaatacatacatattatgtcTATCCATAACCAATAAGATAACCatgaatttaaagggatactccaccccaaaatgaaaatcttgtcattaatcacttacccccatgttgttccaaaaacgtcaaagctttgttcgtcttcggaacacaattcaAGATATTTTGGACGAAAACCGGGAGGTTTGTGACAAAACGTTACGGTTAAATCACTGATGACAGATGAACTATTCTGACGATCCTTTTCATGCTTTTTTGGACTTTGAAAGTGTAACTTACTTGACAGtccatgggacagtcacaagcctcccggttttcatcctaaatatcttaaattgtgttccgaagacgaacaagcttttacgggtttggaacgacatgggggtaagtagttaatgactaaattttcattttgggcagGAGTatctctttaaatgtatttttcttacaaCAAATGTAAATATGGTTCCAGTTAAATATTTTAGACTTGACTGAAttataaagtactttttttttttaaagctgtatgTTTTAAGTGATGATCTCTGTAAGGATAAcatcaatgtgtttttattttagagcCTCAAACTAAGAAACATTTCAGGACTGTGGTTCCTGAGACCTGCTGGATGGACGTCTGTCCAGAACAGGTTCTGCCTTATCTTCATCAATAGTGTGACACAAACCCAGTCATGTGTTATATCCCGAAAtgcattttagattttatttcagttgtgtaTTTTGAAGATGACCATGCTTAAATATACTCTATTTATCCACACTGGCAATGTTTAGAAGTGTGTGTTCACATGTCAAATATGTTTTCCTTCCAGTTTGATGATAAAGATGATGGTGATCTACACACTGAACGGAACCAACAACCCGAGTCACACGACTGCACAAACATGTAAAGAGACAGTCTTAAATCCAAATAAACTTACTTCTAAGCTCTTAATAATCaccaaaagttttgtttttcttttttcagagtCACTGCAGTCCAGAATGACGAATCGCCGTCCGTGTTGCATTGCCATGCGTCGGGTTCTCGAGAGCAGCAGCCGCTTGCAGACGACTTTCCCCACACACCTTTAAACTCCAACACACGTGTGCCAGTTAAAGGGAAGAGAAAACATACGGATGGCAGGAAAAGAGAGATTTCTGATTCCAGCCTAGATGATCCAGATGAAACCGAAATCAAGGGGATGATGTTGGCTTCCACTCCAACTAACAATCGTATACAGAACAAGAATCAGGAAACAACGGTTAGACACATTCAGACCACAGCATTACAGCAAATCACCTGATTACccatttcaaaacagttttacataaaatgtaaacacACTTGAGTTGGTTTGAACTGTTATGTTTGTAGGATTCAAAGAAGAGGAAATGTTTAGACCAGCACACGCCTCGCAAAAGTTCTGTTCAGAACCAAAACATTTCTTTTCCATACGGTAATTCAGATCTATAATAAACAGTTTCTGTTAATAGTTCTCGAGTAGTTCAGGTTGAGCGGTTTTACTGatgtttttggattatttggtCTTTATTTGTCACAGATCAGAGCTGGAGTGTTGATCCTGGAGCTGATCTGGATCAGTATGATACTGAGAGCTCTCCTCAGCCAGAGGtacatatttatgcatatttattcaaatagaGTTATTTATGTTAATTGTAATAATGGATCagaatgttactgtttttactgtatttttgatcaaataagagacttctttggaAACCATAAACCATGGTCATTTGGTTATTTTAGTTGTAAGTCACTAAAATAAAAAGatcaaaaatctttaaaaatctaaaaatatgacattttcccCCACATTGCATTAGGCCAGAGCAGACATAGAAACGATGGACACTGATTGCACATTTGTGAGTCACAGTCTCCTTCTGAGAGGCCAGAAGAGGATGGGACAATCCCAAAGCACTGGTATTACACCCATGAACAGCTGATCTTGTTTCTTCAGAGTAATGTCTTAAGCAACTCTAGACACCATCTACACGTGATTGATCAACAGGAATCGGGCAGAAGGCAAACGACAGCCTTGCTGACATCTTCGATAAGACAGGATATGGAGAATATGAGTCGTGTCCACAGGAAGAGAGTTTTGATCCGAAACAAGACGGTACAtatgaggaggagagagaggaagatgatgacgAGGAAGAACAAGTGGCAGcaggtaatgttttcttttctgtttcatcATTTCCAATTTTTTGGGGAAAGTCTtccagtatgttttttttctattttgtcctttatcttttaaACCTTTTTAACAAACATACTGTGATTGTTCAGATGAATTCCGCCGGCCTGCAGACCCCAAACGAGCGACGTCCAACAATGATAGGTCCAGCAGGTGAGTAATATATGATGCTTTCATTGGTCATAAATGTTCTTGTTGAGCTGCTTTGGAAAGACTTGTATTGTGAAAATCTCTATACagatacatttaaatcattaagataatattattatcttttttttttttttttttttgaatgattttttttattttgcatttttagtaagttttagaaaacattttttaattaattttaattattagttattttgtaaataagtgtttgtttttatttaatataactcattttaaatcattaattcagGTTTTATTTcagggtgtccgcggggttttaaaaagtattaaaaagtgataaatcaaaatggtcaaatttaaggccattaaaagtgttaaatttggtctcagaggtattattttttttccaaattaggtattattttttccagactatcaggtgtcttattctgattgaaattctatctgcgttcgtgttagttcgtttatatgggctttagcatatctgggcacataatcaaagatcttccgtctccgtctcatgctgacgtcatattcagtggtcgttcggcatcatctcagaacactgcgcgctcaacagaagtggctggcttacgttttattttagacttgcttcaaggcatatcttcaatgactggacaaccatcgtcgtcttcttggacaaatgcaagttttctaatagctgggttaaccaccggtagtaccgaggtcccgttcaaacccggttcttgacgcatacaacgctatgatttccgcgaagcagaaaacgagtacggaatctcaaaatccagtcatgtaaatgaaacttacattttaatatggacagtcatggaatttgtgaaagcataaattaatcaaatcaaatctccatatggaccagtatctgtaaatgttaagccgcaaaagttgtttgaaatatgaatccgtgttctgcgcgtctctgtgtgaattaatgaatgacagagacgtgcaggtttatttactacatagactgaagcgcatgacgcttgcattaatttcagcatctgttgtcttctcctgtcaaaataatcgagttaatttagaattattcatattcactttcgaaaaagcagaagacataccggtttctccggtagtaggcggagctaatgggcaaatagaaatttcaaaatgacaaatatgcattcattaggcctaaaagaaaatttttacataagggcattgtgctagaaatattactattatttagtaaaacgtatgtgatactgctaccactgttgcaaaaaaataaaaaactttatttaaaaaaaaaataaatgtcaatatttctcccatgttttaattttaatagcaaatcccctttatttaccaaacataaaatgtgtttaaatttgataaattaaaagacaaattaaatttgggtgaaacttgtttactgtttttcataattatataacttgtagaaaaactttaaacacaattctaaataagtataaagaatggcattggttttatttttagtgctaaaaagttattttttttttattaccaaatttttgtgttttgctttgttaccgaaat
Proteins encoded in this window:
- the LOC113042584 gene encoding DNA endonuclease RBBP8-like, encoding MSAPDLSPASSTSADSREKLQDLLNAVREIHDSALQELQAKITKLKKERCLDAQRLGEFHSKNQQLREQQKILQEKIRQLEDRVRSGPCDHCTVIEKEIKKTKTEFEDTNQKNLSVISELEAERKTLKDENRKLSLELERLRKSGSPQNVSSEAEEGMIPDSPHRPLSLPVASKMKRRKEQNHVRYAETPLSLSYPEPRREGPSVPFSSNGRGVLVAETCEMDVTCIAEPQTKKHFRTVVPETCWMDVCPEQFDDKDDGDLHTERNQQPESHDCTNIVTAVQNDESPSVLHCHASGSREQQPLADDFPHTPLNSNTRVPVKGKRKHTDGRKREISDSSLDDPDETEIKGMMLASTPTNNRIQNKNQETTDSKKRKCLDQHTPRKSSVQNQNISFPYDQSWSVDPGADLDQYDTESSPQPEARADIETMDTDCTFVSHSLLLRGQKRMGQSQSTGIGQKANDSLADIFDKTGYGEYESCPQEESFDPKQDGTYEEEREEDDDEEEQVAADEFRRPADPKRATSNNDRSSRDKSFACVDVVRKKDERRKLKGHYCKECENYYADLPEEERQKKLSSCSRHRYRYIPPSTPENFWEVGFPSTQTCVERGYIKEDDQPDVRIRRRRPYLAMFSPKAKSQKHQH